One Natrinema marinum genomic window carries:
- a CDS encoding tRNA (guanine(26)-N(2))-dimethyltransferase, whose amino-acid sequence MRVTEGGVELEVPGEQTEGIEEAVFYNPRQELNRDLTIATLRAYREREDRAESYLDAMTASGVRGVRAAADGWDVTCCDIDEEAVSLARENLERNDCGDRAQVEHRNVSALMHERPFDVIDLDPYGTPMPFADAAFANCRDLVCVTATDTAPLCGAHFNSGVRSYSAVPQNTDYHAEMGVRILVSALARSAARFDVGVEPILTHATSHYVRTYLELEHKATSADAAIDALGHLYHCEDCLYRESDPGLIADPLETCPHCGGNRMLTAGPVWLGPVRDSEFVGAVRDEIPYTFGTAPEARELCETLAAELDEPTHYDQHKLCRNWGLPANAMDEFLTDLREAGYAASRAHYGGTTFKTDASVGEIRAATEDNLD is encoded by the coding sequence ATGCGCGTCACCGAGGGCGGGGTCGAACTCGAGGTCCCCGGCGAGCAGACCGAGGGGATCGAGGAGGCGGTCTTCTACAACCCGCGACAGGAACTGAACCGGGATCTGACGATCGCGACGCTGCGGGCCTACCGCGAGCGCGAGGACCGCGCGGAATCGTATCTGGACGCGATGACGGCAAGCGGCGTCCGCGGGGTGCGGGCCGCCGCCGACGGTTGGGACGTGACCTGCTGCGATATCGACGAGGAGGCGGTCTCCCTCGCTCGCGAGAACCTCGAGCGAAACGACTGTGGCGATCGAGCGCAGGTCGAGCACCGGAACGTCTCGGCGCTCATGCACGAGCGGCCGTTCGACGTGATCGACCTCGATCCCTACGGGACACCGATGCCCTTCGCCGACGCCGCGTTCGCGAACTGCCGCGATCTCGTCTGCGTCACCGCGACCGATACCGCGCCGTTGTGTGGTGCACACTTCAACAGCGGCGTCCGGTCGTACTCCGCCGTGCCACAGAACACGGATTACCACGCCGAGATGGGCGTGCGGATCCTCGTTTCGGCCCTCGCCCGCAGCGCTGCCCGCTTCGACGTCGGCGTCGAACCGATCCTGACCCACGCGACCAGCCACTACGTCCGGACCTACCTCGAGCTCGAGCACAAGGCCACGTCGGCCGATGCCGCGATCGACGCGTTAGGCCACCTGTACCACTGTGAAGACTGTCTCTACCGCGAGTCGGATCCGGGACTGATCGCCGACCCGCTCGAGACGTGTCCCCACTGCGGCGGGAATCGCATGCTCACCGCCGGGCCGGTCTGGCTCGGCCCCGTGCGAGATTCCGAGTTCGTCGGCGCGGTCCGGGACGAAATCCCGTACACCTTCGGGACCGCGCCGGAAGCGCGAGAGCTGTGCGAGACGCTCGCGGCCGAACTCGACGAGCCGACCCACTACGACCAGCACAAGCTCTGTCGGAACTGGGGGCTGCCCGCGAACGCGATGGACGAGTTCCTGACCGATCTGCGCGAGGCCGGCTACGCGGCCTCGAGAGCCCACTACGGCGGAACGACGTTCAAGACGGACGCGAGCGTGGGCGAGATTCGCGCGGCGACCGAGGACAACCTCGACTGA
- a CDS encoding alpha/beta fold hydrolase, with the protein MTPRNEQRGGEGIDVAGPSDAQPIVFVHGAIFTRKQWAPQRRGLSDRFRVVAPDLPGHGARADEPFRMAPAIDVLEEALERHTDGSAVLVGLSLGGYVATEYAYRNPDAIDGLVLSGCSANPVRGLDRGTRLAGGLGRLLTKPDLGSRAVEKLATRWVRTRDLAPAIEREIVDAGFYPRGFGDAGPELAGEDFRAKLSTVPASTLVLNGEGDRLMRRGQRDHAAAARDGRVEVLANTGHICNLDRSDTYTDRIRRFVRRSVPTEQQGRQG; encoded by the coding sequence ATGACCCCCAGAAACGAGCAGAGAGGCGGCGAGGGAATCGACGTCGCCGGCCCGTCGGACGCGCAGCCGATCGTCTTCGTCCACGGCGCGATCTTCACGCGGAAGCAGTGGGCCCCCCAGCGACGCGGCCTCTCCGACCGGTTCCGCGTCGTCGCGCCGGACCTCCCCGGCCACGGTGCTCGTGCCGACGAGCCGTTCCGAATGGCCCCGGCGATCGACGTGCTCGAGGAGGCGCTCGAGAGGCACACCGACGGCTCGGCGGTTCTCGTCGGCCTCTCGCTGGGCGGCTACGTGGCGACCGAGTACGCCTACCGCAACCCCGACGCGATCGACGGACTGGTGCTGTCGGGGTGTAGCGCGAATCCGGTGCGGGGACTGGACCGCGGGACGCGTCTGGCCGGCGGGCTCGGACGGCTGCTGACGAAACCCGACCTCGGTTCTCGCGCCGTCGAGAAGTTGGCGACGCGCTGGGTACGAACGCGGGATCTCGCGCCGGCTATCGAGCGCGAGATCGTCGACGCCGGCTTCTACCCGCGGGGGTTCGGCGACGCGGGGCCGGAACTCGCCGGGGAGGATTTCCGGGCGAAACTCTCGACGGTCCCCGCGTCGACGCTCGTCCTCAACGGCGAGGGCGACAGGCTCATGCGCCGAGGCCAGCGGGACCACGCCGCCGCGGCGCGGGACGGCCGCGTCGAGGTGCTCGCGAACACCGGCCACATCTGTAACCTCGACCGATCGGATACGTACACGGATCGGATCCGGCGGTTCGTTCGGCGCTCCGTCCCGACGGAACAACAGGGTCGTCAGGGGTGA
- a CDS encoding helix-turn-helix transcriptional regulator, giving the protein MESALEEIEFLALSANRVDVLRLLSAGRRTRTELAAETGASQATLGRILGDFEDRSWIRRDGGGYVATATGRLVAEGFTDLQEILETEGKLRDIVDYLPTHAMDVDLRRLADATITVPSATRPNAPLGRLLDVLEDGADVRTFSHTFNEQTLSVVRERVTDGEQRFRGVFGRSAIDALADDAALRGQLEALLAAEGAEIRVREEGVPIAVMLVDDLVYLLLRDETGILRASVDTDDDAVRAWAADALDHYWRTATPLESDALSE; this is encoded by the coding sequence ATGGAGTCGGCACTCGAGGAGATCGAGTTCCTCGCGCTCTCGGCGAACCGCGTCGACGTGCTCAGGTTGCTCTCGGCGGGACGGCGGACGCGAACCGAACTCGCGGCCGAGACCGGGGCCTCACAGGCGACGCTGGGGCGCATCCTCGGGGACTTCGAGGACCGATCGTGGATCAGACGCGACGGCGGCGGCTACGTCGCGACGGCGACCGGGCGGCTCGTCGCGGAGGGCTTTACCGATCTACAGGAGATCCTCGAGACCGAGGGTAAGCTACGCGATATCGTGGACTACCTGCCGACCCACGCGATGGACGTCGACCTCCGGCGGCTCGCGGATGCGACGATCACCGTCCCGAGCGCGACCCGGCCGAACGCGCCGCTGGGACGGCTGCTCGACGTGCTCGAGGACGGCGCGGATGTCCGGACGTTCTCTCACACGTTCAACGAACAGACCCTAAGCGTCGTCCGCGAGCGCGTGACCGACGGCGAGCAGCGGTTTCGGGGCGTGTTCGGCCGCAGCGCGATCGACGCGCTGGCCGACGATGCGGCGCTCCGAGGGCAACTCGAGGCGCTGCTCGCGGCCGAGGGTGCCGAGATCAGGGTCCGCGAGGAGGGCGTGCCGATCGCGGTGATGCTCGTCGACGACCTCGTCTATCTGCTCTTGCGTGACGAGACAGGCATCCTGCGGGCCTCCGTCGACACCGACGACGACGCCGTGCGCGCGTGGGCCGCGGACGCGCTCGACCACTACTGGCGGACGGCGACGCCGCTCGAGTCCGACGCGCTGTCGGAGTGA
- the dcd gene encoding dCTP deaminase — protein sequence MILSDADILKRLEEGDLVVEPLDDPDLQIQPASIDLRLGREFLEFQRTNIPCIHPDSEREVGEYVTETIVDEGDDFILHPGDFVLGTTHERVEIPADLIAHVEGRSSLGRLAIVVHATAGLCDPGYRGQITLELSNLGSAPVALTPGMRISQLTFTELKTEAERPYGSERGSKYQDQDGPQASRIQSDDEFGGDQLERDD from the coding sequence ATGATCCTCTCCGACGCGGACATCCTGAAGCGCCTCGAGGAGGGCGACCTCGTCGTCGAACCGCTCGACGATCCGGACCTGCAGATCCAGCCCGCCAGTATCGACCTCCGGCTCGGACGGGAGTTCCTCGAGTTCCAGCGGACGAACATCCCCTGCATCCACCCCGACTCGGAACGGGAGGTCGGCGAGTACGTCACCGAGACGATCGTCGACGAGGGCGACGACTTTATCCTCCATCCCGGCGACTTCGTGCTGGGAACGACCCACGAACGCGTCGAGATTCCCGCGGACCTGATCGCCCACGTCGAGGGCCGGTCCTCCCTGGGTCGGCTCGCCATCGTCGTCCACGCGACGGCCGGCCTCTGTGACCCCGGCTACCGCGGCCAGATCACCCTCGAACTCTCCAACCTCGGCAGCGCACCCGTCGCGCTCACGCCCGGCATGCGAATCTCCCAGCTCACCTTCACGGAGCTCAAAACGGAAGCCGAACGCCCCTACGGCAGCGAACGCGGCTCGAAGTACCAAGACCAGGACGGCCCGCAGGCTTCGCGCATCCAGAGCGACGACGAGTTCGGCGGCGACCAACTCGAGCGCGACGACTGA
- a CDS encoding Vms1/Ankzf1 family peptidyl-tRNA hydrolase yields MSRANYELHERLDRLSAASADRDVLVTLAVPPDQSIGEARRPVETDYAEATQRDDRPVPKPLEEALDDVRSRLNEYEEVPEDGLVLYAGVVDGDLVTATFDDLPVTIDEGTYDHGNEFDLEPLENVTGPDATYGLLVVERGGAALGRLRGDGVEPIETFDSDVPGKSSAGGQSAERFERDRERQKRDFFDAVAERARLEFVEGEPVDGVLLGGTTGTIEEFRDEADLDHRLAEDLLGEFAVEYATEQGLRQLAERGQDAIDERDRSDARETLETFFEGLRDDEVPVAYGREEVDDALAYDAVETLLLSTALEGAQLQEFGDRTLEQGGETVVVPADFPDGERFREAFDGLGALLRFPVD; encoded by the coding sequence ATGTCCCGCGCGAACTACGAACTCCACGAGCGACTCGACCGGCTCTCGGCCGCATCGGCGGACCGCGACGTACTCGTCACGCTGGCCGTCCCGCCCGACCAGTCGATCGGCGAGGCGCGCCGGCCCGTCGAGACCGACTACGCCGAAGCGACGCAGCGCGACGACCGACCGGTTCCCAAACCGCTCGAGGAAGCCCTCGACGACGTTCGGAGCCGACTGAACGAGTACGAAGAGGTCCCCGAGGACGGGCTCGTCCTCTACGCCGGCGTCGTCGACGGCGACCTCGTCACCGCCACCTTCGACGACCTGCCCGTCACCATCGACGAGGGGACCTACGACCACGGCAACGAGTTCGACCTCGAGCCCCTCGAGAACGTGACCGGCCCCGACGCGACCTACGGGCTGCTGGTCGTCGAGCGCGGTGGGGCCGCGCTGGGCCGGCTGCGCGGCGACGGCGTCGAGCCCATCGAGACGTTCGACAGCGACGTGCCCGGCAAGTCGAGCGCGGGCGGGCAATCGGCCGAGCGCTTCGAGCGCGACCGCGAACGCCAGAAGCGCGACTTTTTCGACGCGGTCGCCGAGCGCGCCCGCCTCGAGTTCGTCGAGGGCGAGCCTGTCGACGGCGTGTTGCTCGGGGGTACCACCGGCACCATCGAGGAGTTCCGCGACGAAGCCGACCTCGATCACCGCCTCGCCGAGGACCTGCTCGGCGAGTTCGCCGTCGAGTACGCCACCGAACAGGGCCTTCGTCAACTGGCCGAGCGCGGCCAAGACGCCATCGACGAGCGCGACCGAAGCGACGCGCGCGAGACGCTCGAGACGTTCTTCGAGGGGCTGCGAGACGACGAGGTACCCGTCGCCTACGGCCGCGAGGAAGTCGACGACGCCCTCGCGTACGACGCGGTCGAGACGCTGTTGCTCTCGACGGCGCTCGAGGGAGCGCAGCTACAGGAGTTCGGCGACCGGACGCTCGAACAGGGCGGTGAGACGGTCGTCGTTCCGGCGGACTTCCCCGACGGCGAGCGGTTCCGCGAGGCGTTCGACGGGCTCGGTGCCCTGCTGCGGTTTCCGGTCGACTGA
- a CDS encoding DMT family transporter: protein MVSRRTLAFFALSSLFFGGTFVAAKAGLAYFPPLLFVALRFDVAAVVMLAYVGWTSSRAELLPRTRDDAVGILATGVLSIGLANALLFVGQGYVSSAVSSIVFSLSPVLTPVFAAVLLADERLSARGAAGMGLGLLGVSLVVSPDPANLLGGAGGKGILFAGAVSAALGAVLIRRADSDLSSTVRVAWGLPFAAALCHFLAWSGGESAAAIEWTPEALLALGYVSLFAGVLAYIAYFGLIDETGAIRANLIFYVVPVVSTLGGWALLGETVDALAVAGFLTIFAGFVVLGSASIDFGSLLPSVLTDAPRTDDESTVREEPRGYRSD, encoded by the coding sequence ATGGTCTCCCGCCGCACCCTCGCGTTCTTCGCGCTCTCGAGTCTGTTCTTCGGCGGGACGTTCGTCGCCGCGAAGGCCGGCCTCGCCTACTTCCCGCCGCTGCTGTTCGTCGCGCTCCGGTTCGACGTCGCCGCCGTCGTCATGCTGGCCTACGTCGGCTGGACCTCCTCGCGGGCGGAACTGCTCCCGCGGACGCGCGACGACGCCGTCGGCATCCTCGCGACCGGCGTCCTCTCCATCGGCCTGGCGAACGCACTGCTGTTCGTCGGTCAAGGGTACGTCTCGAGCGCCGTCTCCTCGATCGTCTTCAGCCTCAGTCCCGTTCTGACCCCCGTCTTCGCCGCGGTGTTGCTCGCCGACGAGCGCCTCTCCGCCCGCGGGGCGGCCGGCATGGGGCTGGGCCTGCTCGGCGTCAGCCTCGTGGTCAGTCCCGATCCCGCGAACCTGCTGGGCGGGGCCGGCGGCAAGGGGATCCTGTTCGCCGGCGCGGTCAGCGCCGCGCTCGGGGCCGTCCTCATCCGGCGGGCCGACAGCGACCTCTCGAGTACGGTCCGCGTCGCCTGGGGGCTGCCCTTCGCCGCGGCGCTGTGTCACTTCCTGGCCTGGTCCGGCGGCGAGTCGGCGGCGGCGATCGAGTGGACCCCGGAAGCGCTCCTCGCGCTTGGCTACGTCAGCCTCTTCGCGGGCGTGCTCGCCTACATCGCCTACTTCGGTCTCATCGACGAGACCGGCGCGATCCGCGCGAACCTGATCTTCTACGTCGTCCCCGTCGTCTCGACGCTCGGCGGCTGGGCGCTGCTCGGCGAGACCGTCGACGCCCTTGCGGTCGCCGGTTTCCTGACGATCTTCGCCGGCTTCGTCGTGCTGGGCAGCGCGTCGATCGATTTCGGTTCGCTGCTCCCGAGCGTTCTCACCGACGCGCCGCGAACCGACGACGAGTCGACGGTCAGAGAGGAACCGCGTGGCTACCGCTCCGATTAG
- the pth2 gene encoding peptidyl-tRNA hydrolase Pth2, giving the protein MKQAIVARTDIGMGQGKLAAQVAHASLSAYEKADSQLQSQWKQGGQKKVVLKGKSERQLHELSEIAEQAGIPTAIVRDAGHTQLEPGTVTALAVGPAADDRVDSVTGELSLF; this is encoded by the coding sequence ATGAAACAGGCCATCGTCGCCCGCACGGACATCGGCATGGGACAGGGAAAGCTCGCCGCGCAGGTCGCCCACGCGTCGCTGTCGGCCTACGAGAAGGCCGATAGCCAGTTGCAATCGCAGTGGAAGCAGGGCGGCCAGAAGAAGGTCGTCCTGAAAGGAAAAAGCGAGCGCCAGCTACACGAACTCTCTGAGATCGCCGAACAAGCGGGGATTCCCACCGCCATCGTCCGCGACGCCGGTCACACGCAACTCGAGCCCGGTACCGTCACCGCGCTGGCGGTCGGGCCGGCCGCGGACGACCGTGTGGATAGCGTGACCGGCGAACTCTCGCTTTTCTAA
- a CDS encoding YihY/virulence factor BrkB family protein, whose amino-acid sequence MIDHRRGRELTTRAVRLAKDEQLTLLAAGVAFYGFISIVPLALLALGIAASIGGEALATRLSVAAEDILTTQAQELLAETIVDQTNRQSATVVGILGLLWASSRVLRGLDRAFSEVYGTAGSKSLLDTIWDATIVSLVIAGGLVFVGILEYVIQFVPGSGLAIVGQLFVVVGLVVTFLPLYVIFPNANVGVREAVPGTVVAAVGWFVLSRTFAVYTTLATGYTVYGALGAVFLVLVWLYLGAIVLIFAAVLNAVLADREVDRQLQSPGGRQVSTEAMTDDATGADEGAAEDRESERAATSRASARTHDRADDPEVLREEIERLRDRVDAFEDDVEDRTVRKESLEGDLKRYVRRRIRSGHARDWGPYLVLLYGTAMSIGAFYFLEGGWAILAMFVVWTSTLGLYVLMVLFGFGISLLDVPGRLRDAIGERRS is encoded by the coding sequence GTGATCGATCATCGTCGGGGACGCGAGCTGACGACGCGGGCCGTCAGGCTCGCGAAGGACGAACAGCTGACGCTGCTGGCGGCCGGCGTCGCGTTCTACGGCTTCATCTCGATCGTCCCGCTCGCCTTGCTCGCGCTGGGGATCGCCGCGTCGATCGGCGGGGAGGCGCTCGCGACCCGACTGTCGGTCGCGGCCGAGGACATCCTTACGACGCAGGCCCAGGAGTTGCTCGCCGAGACGATCGTCGACCAGACCAACCGCCAGAGCGCGACCGTCGTCGGCATCCTCGGGCTGCTCTGGGCCTCGAGCCGCGTCCTTCGCGGTCTCGATCGAGCGTTCTCCGAGGTATACGGCACTGCGGGGTCGAAATCGCTGCTCGATACGATCTGGGACGCGACGATCGTCTCCCTCGTCATCGCCGGCGGCCTCGTCTTCGTCGGGATCCTCGAGTACGTGATCCAGTTCGTTCCGGGGTCAGGACTGGCGATCGTCGGCCAGCTGTTCGTCGTGGTCGGACTGGTAGTGACGTTCCTGCCGCTGTACGTCATCTTTCCGAACGCGAACGTGGGGGTCCGCGAGGCCGTCCCCGGAACGGTCGTCGCCGCTGTCGGCTGGTTCGTCCTCAGCCGGACGTTCGCCGTCTACACGACCCTCGCAACCGGCTACACGGTCTACGGCGCGCTCGGGGCCGTCTTCCTCGTGCTCGTCTGGCTGTATCTCGGCGCGATCGTCCTCATTTTCGCGGCCGTCCTCAACGCAGTGCTCGCCGACCGTGAAGTGGATCGGCAGCTACAAAGTCCCGGCGGACGACAGGTCTCGACAGAAGCGATGACCGACGACGCCACGGGTGCCGACGAGGGGGCCGCCGAGGACCGCGAGAGCGAGCGCGCCGCGACGAGCCGTGCGAGCGCCCGGACGCACGACCGGGCCGACGATCCGGAAGTCCTGCGCGAGGAGATCGAGCGCCTGCGCGACCGCGTCGACGCCTTCGAGGACGATGTCGAGGACCGCACCGTCAGGAAGGAGTCCCTCGAGGGCGACCTCAAGCGCTACGTCCGACGCCGGATCCGCAGCGGCCACGCCCGCGACTGGGGCCCGTACCTCGTCTTGCTGTACGGCACCGCGATGTCCATCGGGGCCTTCTACTTCCTCGAGGGCGGCTGGGCGATTCTCGCGATGTTCGTCGTCTGGACGTCGACGCTCGGACTCTACGTCCTGATGGTCCTGTTTGGCTTTGGCATCTCCTTGCTCGACGTCCCCGGTCGCCTGCGCGATGCGATCGGCGAACGACGCTCCTGA